The Candidatus Thermokryptus mobilis sequence GGAAGTCGGATTGGAGATATCTGTTTGATTATGAACTTCACAATCAGCTTCTCATCATAGATTACCTTTACTTTCAAAGACAGGAGATTTTTGTTTTAAAAATTGGCGCTGGATTTGGTCTTGTGAACGCCCGCTTTGTTCAGCACTTGCCCATGTCGGGTAAAGATGCGCTTTATAAATCAAATGGAGGGATGTTTAAAATTGAGGGTGTTTTCAGCTCACGGCTTGATTGGAGGGTTTTCGTCTATCTATCAACTGATTTAAAATTCGGTTTGACCGGAGAGTTAAAGGATGACAATGGGAATGTTCTGATAATTCGCAAACCATTTGGAGAGGATAGAAATTTGAGATTAAATTTTATCGGTGTTTCTTTCCGCGCTGGGTTTAGCGTTTATATTTGAAAATAAAAAGGGAACTTGCTGATGGACTATTTTGAAGCTGTTTTGCTTGCTATTTTACAGGGATTGACGGAGTTTTTGCCGATAAGTAGCTCTGGGCATTTAGTCATCGCTGAATATCTACTTGGTGTTAAGAAAAGCGAGATTGTGTTTGAGGTCTTCGTCCATTTTGGGACGATGTTAAGCGTCGTTTTGATATTTTGGCGAGATGTTGCGGAAATTTTGCGCTCTTTCTTTTCAAAAATTTTCAAAGTTAAAGAATTAGGTCAAAATTATAAAAACGATCCAAACTTTAAAACCGCTCTCTTGATACTGTGGGCGTCAATACCGGCTGGGATTATTGGGATTTTATTTGAGGATAAAATTGAAAATGTCTTTCAAAATCCAAAGTTAACATCCCTTTTTTTAATTTTCACTGGTCTCATCTTGTTTTCAACTCGTTTTGCTAAAAATAATCCCTTAAGGGATTTTAACATCGCTTCGTCTTTTGTTGTTGGTGTTGCACAGGCATTTGCGGTTTTGCCTGGGATATCAAGGTCAGGGAC is a genomic window containing:
- a CDS encoding undecaprenyl-diphosphate phosphatase, whose translation is MDYFEAVLLAILQGLTEFLPISSSGHLVIAEYLLGVKKSEIVFEVFVHFGTMLSVVLIFWRDVAEILRSFFSKIFKVKELGQNYKNDPNFKTALLILWASIPAGIIGILFEDKIENVFQNPKLTSLFLIFTGLILFSTRFAKNNPLRDFNIASSFVVGVAQAFAVLPGISRSGTTISAGMLLGIDGVRSARFSFLLSLPAIFGATLLKVKELISGGHFADPTQLTISSIVAFVTGYVAIKFLLSVISKGNFKLFAYYCFLVGMIGLIFIK